One region of Kytococcus sedentarius DSM 20547 genomic DNA includes:
- a CDS encoding ABC transporter permease, whose protein sequence is MSSTAGWGRVLLLGWRSGWRGLAAWVVGLCALMGMTAGSIASVYTTEAERTAYARMAGSPGMSALSGDVAGVDTLGGITANEFGQIAGFAVPLMAIALVVRGTRTEEQAGRHAMLRAGPLGRLAPLAAALLTALGALAAMAAGSAVLMVANGADGTGALYYGAGLFALGAVHAAVAALVAQLVGQARGVWAVSLLVVVVGFVLRGVGAVRGGPWGWASPLGWLDALRSFGDDPRWWPLALSLGVFLVLTGAAVALAARRDLEASLWSARPGPAGAGGRLRTPWGLALHEHGLTILGWAVGTAVLMGAYGLLTQPMIDALRDMPELQGYLRAAEEVVDTVVATFAMLLGALAVASVLQAAGGLRTAEEQGLLSQQLAGPVSRTGWWWTHAVVIALGALLVVLVGGAALAGSIVVSTDDAGRFGELFAAGLAQLPAVVLFLGLVTLLLGWVPEHRGLVWLPFAAALVIGWLGPALDLPQWVMDVAPLTAVGQVPVDDFRLGAAAVLVLLGVVLSALGAIGLRRRDIPRV, encoded by the coding sequence ATGAGCAGCACGGCGGGGTGGGGGCGGGTGCTCCTCCTCGGGTGGCGCTCCGGGTGGCGCGGGCTGGCCGCTTGGGTCGTGGGCCTCTGTGCGCTGATGGGGATGACGGCCGGCTCCATCGCCTCGGTCTACACCACCGAGGCCGAGCGCACGGCCTACGCGCGCATGGCCGGGAGCCCGGGCATGTCGGCACTGTCCGGCGACGTCGCCGGCGTCGACACCCTCGGCGGGATCACCGCCAACGAGTTCGGGCAGATCGCCGGCTTCGCGGTGCCGCTCATGGCCATCGCCCTGGTCGTCCGGGGCACTCGCACCGAGGAGCAGGCCGGCCGCCACGCCATGCTCCGGGCCGGTCCGCTGGGCCGTCTGGCTCCGCTGGCGGCCGCCCTGCTGACGGCGCTGGGAGCCCTCGCCGCGATGGCCGCCGGGAGTGCCGTCCTCATGGTGGCCAACGGTGCCGACGGGACGGGGGCGCTGTACTACGGGGCGGGGCTCTTCGCCCTCGGGGCCGTGCACGCGGCGGTGGCGGCCCTCGTCGCCCAGCTCGTGGGGCAGGCCCGCGGCGTGTGGGCGGTCTCCCTCCTGGTGGTCGTGGTCGGTTTCGTCCTCCGCGGTGTCGGTGCCGTGCGGGGCGGTCCGTGGGGCTGGGCCTCGCCGCTGGGCTGGCTGGACGCGCTGCGCTCCTTCGGCGACGACCCGCGGTGGTGGCCGCTGGCCCTGAGTCTCGGCGTGTTCCTGGTGCTGACCGGGGCGGCGGTGGCGCTCGCCGCTCGCCGCGACCTCGAGGCCTCCCTGTGGTCGGCCCGCCCGGGTCCGGCGGGCGCTGGCGGGAGGCTGCGCACCCCGTGGGGCCTGGCCCTCCACGAGCACGGCCTGACCATCCTGGGCTGGGCGGTCGGCACGGCCGTGCTCATGGGCGCCTACGGGCTGCTCACCCAGCCGATGATCGACGCGCTGCGGGACATGCCCGAGCTGCAGGGATACCTCCGGGCCGCCGAGGAGGTCGTGGACACGGTCGTGGCCACCTTCGCGATGCTGCTCGGGGCCCTCGCGGTGGCGAGCGTGCTCCAGGCCGCCGGGGGACTGCGCACCGCGGAGGAGCAGGGGCTGCTCTCCCAGCAGCTCGCCGGACCGGTCTCCCGCACCGGCTGGTGGTGGACCCACGCGGTCGTCATCGCCCTGGGGGCGCTGCTGGTCGTCCTCGTCGGTGGCGCCGCCCTCGCCGGCAGCATCGTGGTGAGCACGGACGACGCGGGCCGCTTCGGCGAGCTGTTCGCCGCCGGGCTGGCGCAGCTGCCGGCGGTCGTGCTCTTCCTCGGTCTGGTGACGCTGCTGCTCGGCTGGGTGCCGGAGCACCGCGGCCTGGTGTGGCTGCCCTTCGCGGCGGCGCTCGTCATCGGCTGGCTCGGGCCGGCCCTCGACCTGCCGCAGTGGGTCATGGACGTCGCCCCGCTGACCGCGGTGGGGCAGGTGCCGGTCGACGACTTCCGGCTCGGCGCGGCCGCGGTCCTGGTCCTGCTGGGGGTGGTGCTCTCCGCCCTCGGGGCGATCGGCCTGCGGCGGCGGGACATCCCGCGGGTCTGA
- a CDS encoding ABC transporter ATP-binding protein yields MSATRSSASPVNPSPVIEVESLVKTYGRFNALDGLDLRVEPGEVHGFLGPNGSGKSTTIRILLGLARATGGSARLFGRDPWAEAVGLHRRLTYVPGDVALWPRLTGGQCLDVLSAGHGGIPAARRAELLERFALDPTKRARDYSTGNRQKVALVAALGVQADLLVLDEPTSGLDPLMEQVFQQVVRERVAEGATVLLSSHILSEVEALADRVTIIREGRTVTIGSLAELRGATSSHVHAVTVHAPAGLEGLPGVGGLQVQPVAGAAAPGAGAPRGTDTRCRVEPAALPQVVGSLHAAGVQSLTVEPPTLDELFLEQYAGSGEVR; encoded by the coding sequence GTGAGTGCGACGCGCAGCAGTGCCTCTCCCGTCAACCCGTCCCCCGTCATCGAGGTCGAGAGCCTCGTCAAGACCTACGGCCGGTTCAACGCGCTGGACGGGCTCGATCTGCGCGTGGAGCCCGGTGAGGTCCACGGCTTCCTCGGCCCCAACGGCTCGGGCAAGTCCACCACCATCCGCATCCTGCTGGGTCTGGCCCGGGCCACGGGCGGGAGCGCCCGGCTCTTCGGCCGGGACCCGTGGGCCGAGGCGGTGGGGCTCCACCGCCGACTGACCTACGTCCCCGGCGACGTCGCGCTGTGGCCGCGCCTCACCGGAGGGCAGTGCCTCGACGTGCTGTCCGCGGGCCACGGTGGCATCCCGGCGGCCCGGCGGGCCGAGCTGCTCGAGCGGTTCGCGCTGGACCCCACGAAGCGGGCCCGCGACTACTCCACCGGCAACCGCCAGAAGGTGGCCCTCGTGGCCGCCCTCGGGGTGCAGGCCGACCTGCTCGTCCTGGACGAGCCCACCTCCGGCCTCGACCCGCTCATGGAGCAGGTCTTCCAGCAGGTGGTCCGGGAGCGGGTCGCCGAGGGGGCCACGGTGCTGCTCTCCAGCCACATCCTGTCCGAGGTGGAGGCGCTGGCCGACCGGGTGACGATCATCCGGGAGGGCCGCACCGTCACCATCGGCAGTCTGGCGGAGCTGCGCGGTGCGACGAGCAGCCACGTCCACGCCGTCACCGTGCACGCCCCGGCCGGGCTGGAGGGTCTGCCCGGGGTGGGTGGCCTGCAGGTGCAGCCGGTGGCCGGTGCTGCGGCTCCGGGGGCGGGTGCTCCGCGCGGCACGGACACCCGCTGCCGGGTGGAGCCCGCCGCGCTGCCGCAGGTCGTGGGCAGCCTCCACGCCGCCGGGGTGCAGAGCCTGACCGTGGAGCCCCCGACCCTCGACGAGCTCTTCCTGGAGCAGTACGCCGGCTCGGGGGAGGTGCGATGA
- the meaB gene encoding methylmalonyl Co-A mutase-associated GTPase MeaB, producing MAAGLDPEVLARGVLAGNRRAVSRAITLVESMRSDRREAARRMLQELMPHTGGAVRVGISGVPGAGKSTTIDALGRRLIDAGHRVGVVAVDPSSARTGGSILGDRTRMGELASRPEAFVRPSPTGDHLGGVARATRESMLVLEAAGFDVIIVETVGVGQSEVAVSGMVDTFLLLALARSGDQLQGIKRGILEIADVITVNKAEGEHAPEARVAARDLRQALHLMRPDDTPQVLTSSALTGEGLDEVWQAVLDHRQALVDAGRLETRRAEQQQAWMWSLVDAELRAAARTTPSVRARRREWEAAVADGSMPATEAAEEILAALRSDWSRQA from the coding sequence GTGGCTGCCGGGCTCGACCCCGAGGTGCTGGCGCGCGGCGTCCTGGCGGGCAACCGCCGGGCCGTCTCCCGGGCGATCACGCTCGTGGAGTCCATGCGCTCCGACCGTCGTGAGGCGGCCCGACGGATGCTCCAGGAGCTCATGCCGCACACCGGTGGGGCCGTCCGGGTGGGCATCTCCGGGGTGCCCGGGGCCGGCAAGTCGACCACCATCGACGCCCTGGGGCGGCGCCTCATCGACGCCGGGCACCGGGTGGGCGTGGTGGCGGTGGACCCGTCGAGCGCCCGCACCGGGGGTTCGATCCTCGGTGACCGGACGCGGATGGGCGAGCTGGCCAGCCGGCCGGAGGCCTTCGTGCGCCCCAGCCCCACCGGGGACCACCTGGGGGGCGTGGCCCGGGCGACCCGGGAGTCGATGCTCGTCCTGGAGGCCGCCGGCTTCGACGTGATCATCGTCGAGACCGTGGGCGTCGGTCAGTCCGAGGTGGCCGTCTCGGGCATGGTCGACACCTTCCTGCTGCTGGCGCTGGCCCGCTCCGGTGACCAGCTGCAGGGCATCAAGCGCGGCATCCTGGAGATCGCCGACGTGATCACGGTGAACAAGGCCGAGGGGGAGCACGCCCCCGAGGCGCGGGTGGCGGCGCGCGACCTGCGCCAGGCGCTGCACCTCATGCGCCCCGACGACACCCCGCAGGTGCTCACCTCGTCCGCGCTGACCGGGGAGGGGCTCGACGAGGTCTGGCAGGCGGTCCTGGACCACCGGCAGGCCCTGGTGGACGCCGGCCGCCTCGAGACCCGACGGGCCGAGCAGCAGCAGGCCTGGATGTGGTCGCTCGTGGACGCCGAGCTCCGGGCCGCGGCCCGGACCACCCCGTCGGTCAGGGCGCGGCGCCGGGAGTGGGAGGCCGCCGTGGCCGACGGATCCATGCCGGCCACCGAGGCCGCCGAGGAGATCCTCGCGGCGCTGCGCAGCGACTGGTCCCGTCAGGCCTGA
- the scpA gene encoding methylmalonyl-CoA mutase gives MSTFPTFHDLPAPEVPTSHDLAGPEGGLRTGGDLDGPAPHRSGAGGTTTGTTAEREPWTTPEGIDVPPLYTEQDLEQLDFLDTVPGAPPYLRGPYPTMYVNQPWTIRQYAGFSTAQESNAFYRRNLAAGQKGLSVAFDLATHRGYDSDHPRVSGDVGMAGVAIDSILDMRQLFDGIPLDRMSVSMTMNGAVLPILALYVVAAEEQGVSQDQLSGTIQNDILKEFMVRNTYIYPPEPSMRIISDIFAHTSEHMPRFNSISISGYHIQEAGATQDLELAYTLADGVEYLRAGIEAGLDVDKFAPRLSFFWAIGMNFSMEVAKLRAARLLWARLVRQFEPRNPKSMSLRTHSQTSGWSLTAQDVYNNVVRTGIEAMAATQGHTQSLHTNALDEAIALPTDFSARIARNTQLLLQQESGTTQTVDPWGGSAYIETLTHDLAQRAWAHIQEVEAAGGMAKAIEAGLPKLRIEEAAARTQARLDSGRQALIGVNQYPVDEDEPIEILKVDNARVRSEQLAKLETLRAERDEDACREALSALTEGARGDGNLLALSIEAARAHATVGEMSDAMEEVFGRYTAQIRTISGVYSQEAGQDQGIDAARDAVEQFAQDEGRRPRILVAKMGQDGHDRGQKVVATAYADLGFDVDVGPLFQTPSEVARQAVEADVHVVGVSSLAAGHLTLVPALRAELDALDGQDIAIVVGGVIPSQDFDELRDAGADAIYPPGTVISTAALNLVETIRERVGLGSGAADAGSAEG, from the coding sequence ATGAGCACCTTCCCCACCTTCCACGACCTGCCCGCCCCGGAGGTTCCCACCTCCCACGACCTGGCCGGCCCGGAGGGTGGGCTCCGCACCGGTGGTGATCTCGACGGTCCAGCTCCGCACCGGTCCGGAGCTGGCGGTACCACCACCGGCACCACCGCCGAGCGCGAGCCGTGGACCACGCCCGAGGGCATCGACGTCCCGCCGCTCTACACCGAGCAGGACCTGGAGCAGCTCGACTTCCTGGACACCGTGCCCGGCGCCCCGCCGTACCTGCGCGGGCCCTACCCGACCATGTACGTCAACCAGCCGTGGACGATCCGCCAGTACGCGGGCTTCTCCACCGCGCAGGAGTCCAACGCCTTCTACCGACGCAACCTCGCGGCCGGGCAGAAGGGCCTCTCGGTGGCCTTCGACCTCGCCACCCACCGCGGCTACGACTCCGACCACCCCCGGGTGTCCGGTGACGTCGGCATGGCCGGGGTGGCGATCGACTCGATCCTGGACATGCGCCAGCTCTTCGACGGCATCCCGCTGGACCGCATGAGCGTCTCCATGACCATGAACGGCGCGGTGCTGCCCATCCTGGCGCTGTACGTCGTCGCGGCCGAGGAGCAGGGGGTGAGCCAGGACCAGCTCTCGGGGACCATCCAGAACGACATCCTCAAGGAGTTCATGGTCCGCAACACCTACATCTACCCGCCCGAGCCGTCGATGCGGATCATCAGCGACATCTTCGCCCACACCAGTGAGCACATGCCGCGGTTCAACTCGATCTCCATCAGCGGGTACCACATCCAGGAGGCCGGGGCCACGCAGGACCTTGAGCTCGCCTACACCCTGGCCGACGGCGTGGAGTACCTGCGCGCCGGCATCGAGGCCGGGCTGGACGTGGACAAGTTCGCCCCCCGCCTCAGCTTCTTCTGGGCCATCGGCATGAACTTCTCGATGGAGGTGGCCAAGCTCCGCGCCGCGCGCCTGCTCTGGGCCCGCCTCGTGCGCCAGTTCGAGCCGAGGAACCCCAAGTCGATGTCGCTGCGCACCCACAGCCAGACCTCCGGCTGGTCGCTCACCGCGCAGGACGTCTACAACAACGTGGTGCGCACCGGCATCGAGGCCATGGCCGCCACCCAGGGGCACACGCAGAGCCTGCACACGAACGCGTTGGACGAGGCGATCGCGCTGCCGACGGACTTCTCCGCCCGCATCGCGCGCAACACCCAGCTGCTGTTGCAGCAGGAGTCCGGCACCACGCAGACCGTCGACCCGTGGGGTGGCAGCGCGTACATCGAGACGCTGACCCACGACCTCGCGCAGCGGGCCTGGGCGCACATCCAGGAGGTCGAGGCCGCCGGCGGCATGGCCAAGGCGATCGAGGCGGGGCTGCCGAAGCTCCGCATCGAGGAGGCCGCGGCGCGCACCCAGGCGCGGTTGGACTCCGGGCGACAGGCGCTCATCGGAGTGAACCAGTACCCGGTCGACGAGGACGAGCCGATCGAGATCCTCAAGGTCGACAACGCCCGCGTGCGCTCCGAGCAGCTCGCGAAGCTGGAGACGCTCCGCGCCGAGCGCGACGAGGACGCCTGCCGGGAGGCACTGTCCGCGCTGACCGAGGGCGCCCGTGGGGACGGCAACCTGCTGGCCCTGAGCATCGAGGCCGCCCGGGCGCACGCGACCGTGGGGGAGATGAGCGACGCCATGGAAGAGGTTTTCGGCCGCTACACCGCGCAGATCCGCACGATCAGCGGGGTCTACTCCCAGGAGGCTGGGCAGGACCAGGGCATCGACGCCGCCCGGGACGCCGTCGAGCAGTTCGCCCAGGACGAGGGCCGCCGCCCCCGCATCCTGGTGGCCAAGATGGGTCAGGACGGCCACGACCGCGGGCAGAAGGTCGTCGCCACGGCCTATGCCGACCTCGGGTTCGACGTGGACGTGGGCCCGCTGTTCCAGACGCCGAGCGAGGTGGCACGGCAGGCCGTGGAGGCCGACGTGCACGTGGTCGGTGTCTCCTCGCTCGCGGCTGGTCACCTCACGCTGGTGCCCGCCCTGCGCGCCGAGCTCGACGCGCTCGACGGCCAGGACATCGCGATCGTCGTCGGCGGCGTGATCCCCTCCCAGGACTTCGACGAGCTCCGGGACGCGGGCGCGGACGCGATCTACCCGCCCGGCACGGTCATCTCCACGGCGGCGCTCAACCTGGTGGAGACCATTCGCGAGCGCGTGGGCCTGGGCTCCGGGGCCGCGGACGCCGGGTCCGCCGAGGGCTGA
- a CDS encoding methylmalonyl-CoA mutase family protein — MTASTDHDPTEASQTSGDAAEPSSAEQAPPADVGEAHIDLMEGFDPVSVESWEASAAAVVNKPRPEGKQLGAEEAVASLRTRTLDDYAVEPLYTAATAPGLPAAAPGEFPFTRGGALRPADLPWDVRQAFDDPDAARTAEQVAADLEHGVSSVHVVVGSAGLDAGDLATALEPVLTDLAPISLSCPTSRVESIAGARALADLLADQPVLTQAPAAAQQGSFGLDPVGHAAIEGHEGPVTLDEGTLAVVRTALDLAEGRELAPMRAITIDTLAWHEAGASNVQELAAAVATGIATVRLLVEAGIAARDAFRLVEFRVSATQQQFQTIARLRALRTLWAHVADHVARSEGADWHTDPTIAAARQHAVMGRRIITRDDPSVNILRGTIACFAAAAGGAEAITVLPYDTAAGLPDGHSRRVARNTQTLLAAESHVGAVTDPAGGAWFVESLTAHYVDLAWKYVQGLESGGGMATAEMRALLRKNVVAVDQMRLDRLASREQGITGVSMFPLADEVALERRPRADRAVPTGTDAVTSEQVDAELALPRSWDSLPFEMLRDRTASAAMEGTRPRVALVCVGARKDFGPRETFAANVLLVAGIEPVTVEVASAEEVGDALREAFADPAGPAGSPDHGDSSGRDDAAAAPTVAVVAAAPATNADQGEPVAAALREAGVGHVVVAGKAAELVSADSAIATGDDVMAFLTDLLDAMGVSR; from the coding sequence ATGACCGCGTCGACCGACCACGACCCCACCGAGGCCTCGCAGACCTCCGGTGACGCCGCCGAGCCGAGCAGCGCCGAGCAGGCGCCCCCGGCGGACGTGGGAGAGGCCCACATCGACCTGATGGAGGGCTTCGACCCCGTGTCGGTCGAGTCCTGGGAGGCCAGTGCCGCGGCCGTGGTGAACAAGCCGCGCCCCGAGGGCAAGCAGCTCGGGGCCGAGGAGGCCGTGGCCTCGTTGCGCACCCGCACCCTGGACGACTACGCCGTCGAGCCGTTGTACACCGCGGCCACCGCGCCCGGCCTGCCCGCCGCGGCGCCCGGGGAGTTCCCCTTCACCCGCGGCGGTGCGCTGCGCCCGGCGGACCTGCCGTGGGACGTGCGCCAGGCCTTCGACGACCCCGACGCCGCCCGCACTGCAGAGCAGGTGGCCGCGGACCTCGAACACGGGGTGAGCTCGGTCCACGTGGTCGTCGGCTCCGCCGGCCTCGATGCGGGCGACCTCGCCACCGCGCTGGAGCCGGTGCTCACCGACCTCGCGCCCATCTCGCTGAGCTGCCCGACGAGCCGGGTGGAGTCCATCGCCGGCGCCCGCGCCCTGGCGGACCTCCTGGCGGACCAGCCGGTGCTCACGCAGGCGCCCGCGGCTGCGCAGCAGGGGTCCTTCGGCCTCGACCCGGTGGGGCACGCCGCCATCGAGGGCCACGAGGGGCCGGTGACCCTCGACGAGGGGACACTCGCCGTGGTGCGCACCGCCCTGGACCTCGCCGAGGGCCGGGAGCTCGCGCCGATGCGGGCGATCACCATCGACACCCTCGCCTGGCACGAGGCCGGCGCCTCCAACGTGCAGGAGCTCGCAGCGGCGGTCGCGACCGGCATCGCGACCGTGCGCCTGCTGGTGGAGGCCGGCATCGCCGCCCGGGACGCCTTCCGGCTGGTGGAGTTCCGCGTCTCGGCCACCCAGCAGCAGTTCCAGACCATCGCCCGGCTGCGCGCCCTGCGCACGCTGTGGGCCCACGTGGCCGATCACGTTGCGCGCTCCGAGGGGGCCGACTGGCACACCGACCCGACCATCGCCGCCGCCCGGCAGCACGCGGTGATGGGGCGCCGCATCATCACCCGCGACGACCCGAGCGTGAACATCCTGCGCGGCACCATCGCGTGCTTCGCGGCCGCCGCCGGAGGTGCCGAGGCGATCACCGTGTTGCCCTACGACACTGCGGCGGGCCTGCCGGACGGGCACAGCCGGCGCGTGGCGCGCAACACCCAGACGCTGCTGGCTGCCGAGTCCCACGTGGGCGCGGTGACCGACCCGGCCGGTGGGGCCTGGTTCGTGGAGTCGCTCACCGCCCACTACGTGGACTTGGCGTGGAAGTACGTGCAGGGCCTGGAGTCCGGCGGGGGCATGGCCACGGCCGAGATGCGGGCGCTGCTGCGCAAGAACGTGGTGGCCGTGGACCAGATGCGCCTGGACCGGCTGGCCTCGCGCGAGCAGGGGATCACCGGCGTCTCGATGTTCCCGCTGGCCGACGAGGTGGCGCTCGAGCGCCGTCCGCGGGCGGACCGTGCGGTGCCCACCGGGACCGATGCGGTGACCTCCGAGCAGGTGGACGCCGAGCTCGCGCTGCCCCGCAGCTGGGACTCGCTGCCCTTCGAGATGCTGCGCGACCGCACCGCATCGGCCGCGATGGAGGGGACGCGCCCCCGGGTGGCCCTGGTGTGCGTCGGGGCGCGCAAGGACTTCGGCCCGCGGGAGACCTTCGCGGCCAACGTGCTGCTGGTGGCCGGCATCGAGCCGGTGACCGTCGAGGTGGCCTCGGCAGAGGAGGTCGGCGACGCGCTGCGCGAGGCGTTCGCGGACCCGGCCGGCCCCGCGGGCTCGCCGGACCACGGGGACTCGTCGGGCCGGGACGATGCAGCCGCAGCGCCGACGGTGGCCGTGGTGGCCGCCGCCCCGGCGACGAACGCCGACCAGGGCGAGCCCGTGGCGGCCGCCCTGCGCGAGGCCGGGGTCGGCCACGTGGTGGTGGCCGGCAAGGCCGCGGAACTCGTGTCGGCGGACTCCGCCATCGCCACCGGTGACGACGTCATGGCCTTCCTGACCGACCTGCTCGACGCGATGGGAGTCTCCCGATGA